The sequence CGACCAGGAGTTCGATATCGGGCACCGAACACTCCGGAACACGCTCGAGCACATGATCTTCAACATCGAGGCCTGGGGTGCCATGATGGCCGGGCAGCGCCCCAACATGGACCGGAGTGACCGCTCCCTGGACGGGCTCATCGCGCGCCACGAGCGAGCCCACGCGGCGTTCGCAGCCGTCGCCCGCCAGGCACGCGACGAGGGGCGCCTGGACGACACCTACCGCGATCACTTCGGGCTGTCCACGACGCTCGGCGGCACGATCCTCCACGTTCCCTACCACAATGTGGAGCACCGCGGCGAAGCGCTGCATATCCTCCAGCGCCTCGGGGTGCCGGACCTGCCCGAAATCGACCCCCTGCTCTGGGAACACGAGACACAGCACGACGGGGCTCCCCGCTGAGGCCGGGACGCGCTTCCGGCACCACGCAAGCAGACAAGCAGAAAGGTGGTACGCCAGTGGCCGAAACGAAAGAGCAACGCAGTCCAAAACCTCCGGTCGCGGGCGACGAGGCCGCCATGCTCCTGGGCTACCTGGAGCGCCAGCGGGCGACCTTCGCCTGGAAGGTCGAAGGACTGGACGCGGCAGGACTGCGGGCGACGCTCGGCCCGTCTCCGATGACCC is a genomic window of Sphaerobacter thermophilus DSM 20745 containing:
- a CDS encoding DinB family protein produces the protein MDLIDRLLEHDHWATTQVLETCRGLTDAQLDQEFDIGHRTLRNTLEHMIFNIEAWGAMMAGQRPNMDRSDRSLDGLIARHERAHAAFAAVARQARDEGRLDDTYRDHFGLSTTLGGTILHVPYHNVEHRGEALHILQRLGVPDLPEIDPLLWEHETQHDGAPR